One segment of Coregonus clupeaformis isolate EN_2021a unplaced genomic scaffold, ASM2061545v1 scaf0594, whole genome shotgun sequence DNA contains the following:
- the LOC123485170 gene encoding copine-4-like: MSNIYESAEATLGLCNSSCLTKVELRVACQGISDRDALSKPDPCVILKMQSHGQWFEVDRTEVIRSSTNPVFSKVFLVDFYFEEVQRLRYELHDISSAHNGLRDTDFLGAMECTLGQIVSQRKLSKALLKQGNTTSKSSITVTSEELSGNDDYVELSFRARKLDDK; encoded by the exons atgagtAACATCTATGAGTCTGCAGAGGCGACCCTCGGCCTGTGCAACTCTTCCTGTCTGACCAAG GTTGAGCTGAGAGTGGCTTGTCAAGGGATCTCAGACCGAGATGCCCTTTCTAAACCAGACCCTTGTGTTATCCTCAAGATGCAGTCACACGGACAGTGGTTTGAG gtGGACCGGACAGAGGTGATCCGTAGCAGTACCAATCCAGTGTTCTCCAAGGTGTTTCTGGTTGACTTCTACTTTGAGGAGGTTCAGCGTCTTCGCTATGAGCTACATGACATCAGCTCCGCTCACAACGGACTCAGAGACACAGACTTCCTCGGAGCTATGGAGTGCACATTGGGACAG ATCGTATCCCAGAGGAAACTGTCCAAAGCGTTACTTAAACAGGGAAACACTACCAGCAAGTCCTCGATCACG GTAACATCAGAGGAGTTGTCAGGTAATGATGACTACGTAGAACTCTCCTTCAGAGCTCGCAAACTAGATGacaag